In a single window of the Chondrocystis sp. NIES-4102 genome:
- a CDS encoding photosystem II oxygen evolving complex protein PsbU gives MKRLLGIIAALLLIVGSWGFAGEALAQEIGLFTVQPSTLLARVNTADAKRQELVKGKLDLNNSHVREFRQLPGFYPNLASKIIQNAPYDNVEDVLNIPGLSDSQIERLQANLDKFIVTDVEASMNAGDDRYNPGLY, from the coding sequence ATGAAAAGATTGTTAGGCATTATAGCTGCATTGTTATTGATTGTAGGCTCTTGGGGGTTTGCAGGTGAAGCCCTAGCACAGGAGATTGGGTTGTTTACTGTACAGCCTTCAACACTATTAGCTCGCGTGAATACAGCAGATGCCAAACGTCAAGAATTAGTTAAAGGCAAACTAGATTTAAACAATAGCCACGTGCGAGAATTTCGTCAGCTACCAGGATTTTATCCTAATCTAGCGAGCAAAATTATTCAAAACGCGCCTTATGATAACGTCGAAGACGTATTAAATATTCCAGGCTTGAGTGACAGCCAAATCGAACGATTACAAGCAAATTTAGATAAGTTTATCGTCACAGATGTAGAAGCATCTATGAATGCTGGAGATGATCGTTATAACCCTGGATTATACTAA
- the nadB gene encoding L-aspartate oxidase, translating into MNYSKFDVVVVGSGAAGLYGALCIPKGLKVALITKDMLNTGASDWAQGGIAAAISTDDSPQLHLEDTLKAGAGLCDRQAVEFLVENAADSIQSLVEMGVAFDRHQSQLSMTLEAAHSRPRVLHAADTTGRAIVATLAQQVLQRENIEVISQAFALKLWINEETGKCQGISVLKDHAITWIQASATILATGGAGQVFAQTTNPAVSTGDGVAIAWRSGAIIRDAEFVQFHPTALTVPGAPRFLISEAVRGEGAHLIDQQGRRFAFDYHPDGELAPRDVVSRAIFTHLAKTGESQVYLDLRPIEPEKIRYRFPNIIRVCQHWNVDLFTKPIPVTPAAHYWMGGIAVDTKNKTSISGLYAVGETASTGVHGANRLASNSLLECVVYASQLAKLEVDEEEKITPSETLTVTDNWVEHLELVNSIKNQLPDLMWHSAGICRTQVVLDSAIATVIEWRSQLLSLPLNQYVLNLLPQQAIEFNSVEAESQLKLYAETLNLLDIAYLILKSAAFRTESRGGHYRTDYPNTLAAWSKHTIIQGNNLSCVDI; encoded by the coding sequence TTGAATTATTCTAAATTCGATGTTGTAGTAGTAGGTTCGGGAGCAGCAGGGCTTTACGGGGCATTATGTATCCCAAAAGGGTTAAAAGTTGCTCTAATTACTAAAGATATGCTGAATACAGGAGCAAGTGACTGGGCGCAGGGGGGTATTGCTGCTGCAATTAGTACTGATGATTCACCGCAATTACATTTAGAAGATACTTTAAAAGCTGGGGCGGGATTATGCGATCGCCAAGCTGTAGAGTTTTTAGTTGAAAATGCTGCTGATTCAATTCAATCTTTGGTGGAAATGGGTGTGGCTTTTGATCGACACCAAAGTCAGTTATCTATGACTTTAGAAGCTGCCCATTCTCGTCCACGAGTACTTCATGCAGCCGATACTACAGGTCGGGCAATTGTAGCAACTTTAGCTCAACAAGTATTACAGCGCGAGAACATTGAGGTTATATCTCAAGCATTTGCTTTAAAATTATGGATTAATGAAGAGACGGGCAAATGTCAGGGAATTAGTGTATTAAAAGATCATGCCATTACTTGGATACAAGCTTCAGCCACAATTTTGGCTACGGGGGGTGCAGGACAAGTCTTTGCTCAAACTACTAATCCTGCGGTAAGTACGGGGGATGGTGTAGCGATCGCTTGGCGCAGTGGTGCAATTATTAGAGATGCAGAATTTGTACAGTTTCATCCTACAGCATTAACTGTTCCTGGTGCGCCTAGATTTTTAATTAGCGAAGCAGTTAGAGGAGAGGGAGCGCACTTAATTGATCAACAAGGAAGACGTTTTGCTTTTGATTATCATCCAGATGGCGAATTAGCCCCTAGAGATGTAGTTAGTAGGGCTATCTTTACCCATCTGGCAAAGACTGGGGAAAGCCAAGTTTATCTAGATTTAAGACCAATTGAACCTGAAAAAATTCGTTACCGTTTCCCTAATATTATTCGTGTCTGCCAACATTGGAATGTGGATTTATTTACTAAACCAATTCCCGTAACTCCTGCTGCTCATTATTGGATGGGGGGAATTGCTGTAGATACTAAAAATAAAACGTCGATTTCTGGGCTATATGCTGTTGGTGAAACTGCTAGTACAGGAGTACATGGGGCTAATCGTCTGGCGAGTAATTCTTTGCTTGAATGTGTTGTATATGCTTCACAGCTTGCTAAATTAGAAGTGGATGAGGAAGAAAAAATCACGCCAAGTGAGACTTTGACTGTTACTGATAATTGGGTTGAGCATTTAGAATTAGTCAACTCAATTAAAAATCAACTTCCTGATCTTATGTGGCATAGTGCAGGAATATGTCGGACTCAAGTAGTTTTAGATTCAGCGATCGCTACTGTTATTGAATGGCGATCGCAATTACTTAGTTTACCTCTTAATCAATATGTCCTCAATTTGTTACCACAACAAGCTATTGAGTTTAATTCTGTTGAGGCAGAATCTCAATTAAAACTATATGCAGAAACTCTAAATTTACTTGATATTGCTTATCTGATTCTCAAAAGTGCTGCATTTCGCACCGAAAGCCGAGGTGGACACTATAGAACGGATTATCCTAATACTTTAGCAGCTTGGTCAAAACATACTATCATTCAAGGAAATAATCTTAGTTGTGTTGATATTTAG
- a CDS encoding filamentous hemagglutinin family outer membrane protein, whose amino-acid sequence MKKNLVFLLSLISIPQVATAQIVPDTTIVTPSVVNTENQTHTITGGTQSGSNLFHSFEEFSLPTGSEAVFNNAADIVNILSRVTGSNVSDIDGLISAVGDANLFLINPNGIIFGENASLNIGGTFTATTASSVKFADGSEFNAVTPENSILTVSLPTGVQLGGEPGSITVNGTGNNLFFNDFYAPDVTDKPTGLTNSAINLIAGNFNLDGGNITSSQINLAAVTSGEVGFTDNGFNLEQVTSFGDLNLINAASIDAPDQGIINATAKNISLSDGSAIIALSEFDNLPATINLDAKETLTVMGESAIPFPSFISTDNTETSTQLGGTININANHLNIDQGGMISASTNGEGDGGTININASKVDIIGSGNNYSSSIIIDSGDIGKGGLLNINAETVNVVKGAAIASSSYGSSQGGTINLNANLIKVSDFDRVDDFIYSPFIAVGNEGTGKGGVLNIKSDSLTVADSGQITASTNGTGQAGEINIESKNITVTNATKPEDYITGILNTSGLEYTQEQLGDGGNINIKAENLTVNNFAAISTRSLSLGNGGNIDIQSKNVNLNTGLINTVGVNGGDSGNLILNTDNLTVTNGGQISSATVGAGNGNAGNLTINAKQIEVTGTTTEGNSGILSNAIVGSGNAGNIKISTEGLKVTDGGTISVSNFSTRNANKDPGTGKPGTIEINANSIDIRETGGNNPTGINADANAQSGGMININAPGKITIDGSNATISTLTKGAGNGGNINLTTPELNVVNRGSINASATATGNAGAIALQVAEINTNNGQILSESTVSQGGNVQINSNNLLLDNNSLISTSAKNSNSNGGNITINNNDLVSLRNNSNIFANAVEGSGGKIDLATKVLFTDLSSSIDAASQLGIDGSVVIKLPKSEEQLPSGDDNSPLGADGTVVIKPSKLEQQLPSSILPEQIATITPVNTVACPITTQNAFINSNNGNLTQLPKKSQPNTIAIADTLIKSPSGEIELVATDPLASNCQ is encoded by the coding sequence GAATTTAGTATTTTTATTGAGTTTAATTAGCATCCCCCAAGTTGCGACTGCACAAATTGTTCCAGATACAACTATCGTTACTCCTTCTGTTGTTAATACAGAAAATCAAACCCATACAATAACAGGTGGTACTCAGTCAGGGAGTAATCTTTTTCATAGTTTTGAAGAATTTTCTTTACCCACTGGTAGTGAGGCGGTATTTAATAATGCTGCTGATATCGTTAATATCCTTAGTCGTGTTACAGGAAGTAATGTATCCGATATCGATGGACTTATTAGTGCTGTTGGCGATGCTAATCTTTTTCTAATTAACCCCAATGGCATTATCTTTGGTGAAAATGCTTCTCTCAATATTGGTGGTACTTTTACAGCCACTACAGCATCGAGTGTCAAATTTGCCGATGGTAGTGAATTTAACGCCGTTACCCCTGAAAATTCTATCCTTACAGTATCTTTACCCACAGGTGTACAACTTGGAGGAGAACCAGGATCAATTACTGTTAACGGTACTGGAAATAATTTATTCTTTAATGACTTTTACGCCCCAGATGTTACCGACAAACCTACAGGCTTAACTAATTCAGCTATTAATTTAATTGCAGGAAACTTTAATTTAGATGGTGGCAATATAACTAGTTCTCAAATAAATTTAGCAGCAGTAACCAGTGGTGAAGTTGGTTTTACAGATAATGGTTTTAATTTAGAGCAAGTAACGAGTTTTGGCGATCTTAATTTAATCAATGCTGCTAGTATAGATGCACCAGATCAAGGAATAATTAACGCTACAGCTAAAAATATCTCCCTTAGTGATGGAAGTGCCATAATTGCTCTAAGTGAATTTGATAATCTTCCTGCAACTATTAATCTAGATGCCAAAGAAACTTTAACAGTGATGGGAGAATCTGCTATTCCTTTTCCTAGCTTTATTAGCACCGATAATACTGAAACTTCTACTCAACTTGGCGGTACGATTAACATTAATGCTAATCATTTAAATATAGATCAAGGGGGTATGATTAGTGCTTCTACCAATGGCGAAGGAGATGGTGGCACAATAAATATTAACGCTAGTAAAGTAGATATTATCGGAAGCGGAAATAATTATAGTAGCTCCATAATTATAGATTCTGGAGATATTGGAAAAGGCGGTTTACTTAATATAAATGCAGAGACAGTAAACGTTGTAAAAGGTGCTGCGATCGCCTCATCTAGTTATGGAAGTAGCCAAGGTGGAACAATTAATTTAAATGCTAACTTAATCAAAGTAAGCGATTTCGATAGAGTCGATGATTTCATATATAGTCCTTTTATTGCAGTCGGTAATGAAGGAACAGGTAAAGGTGGAGTACTTAACATTAAATCCGATAGTTTAACTGTTGCAGATTCTGGACAAATCACTGCTTCTACAAATGGTACAGGACAAGCTGGAGAAATCAATATTGAATCTAAGAATATTACTGTTACTAATGCGACTAAACCCGAAGATTATATTACAGGTATTCTAAATACTTCAGGTTTAGAGTATACCCAGGAACAATTAGGTGATGGTGGCAATATTAATATTAAAGCTGAAAATCTGACAGTTAATAATTTCGCAGCAATTTCTACAAGAAGTTTATCTTTAGGCAATGGTGGCAATATAGATATTCAAAGTAAAAATGTCAATTTAAATACAGGTTTAATTAATACTGTTGGAGTCAATGGTGGAGATAGTGGAAATTTAATTTTAAATACAGATAACCTAACTGTAACTAATGGTGGGCAAATTAGTTCTGCTACTGTGGGTGCAGGAAATGGTAATGCAGGTAATCTAACCATAAATGCCAAACAAATAGAAGTAACAGGAACTACAACTGAGGGTAATAGTGGTATTTTAAGTAATGCCATAGTAGGCTCTGGTAATGCTGGTAATATTAAAATCAGTACCGAAGGATTAAAAGTTACTGATGGCGGTACTATTTCAGTATCAAACTTTTCCACTCGCAACGCTAATAAAGATCCAGGTACAGGCAAACCAGGAACAATTGAAATTAACGCCAATTCCATCGATATTAGGGAAACTGGGGGCAATAATCCTACAGGTATCAATGCAGATGCTAACGCTCAATCTGGAGGTATGATTAATATTAATGCTCCAGGCAAAATCACCATTGATGGATCAAATGCTACTATCAGTACTCTAACCAAAGGTGCAGGAAATGGCGGAAACATTAACTTAACCACTCCAGAGTTAAATGTAGTTAACCGTGGCTCTATCAATGCTTCGGCAACTGCAACAGGTAATGCAGGCGCGATCGCTTTACAAGTGGCAGAAATTAATACTAATAATGGACAAATACTTTCTGAGTCTACAGTTTCACAGGGTGGTAATGTTCAAATTAATTCTAATAATCTTTTGCTAGATAATAATAGTTTGATTAGTACCTCAGCCAAAAACAGCAATAGTAATGGTGGTAATATCACTATTAATAACAACGATCTAGTTTCCCTGCGTAACAATTCTAATATTTTCGCTAATGCTGTAGAAGGGTCTGGCGGTAAAATTGATCTTGCTACTAAGGTGTTATTTACTGATTTATCTTCTAGTATTGATGCTGCTTCTCAACTAGGTATAGATGGTAGTGTAGTGATTAAACTACCAAAATCAGAAGAACAATTACCTTCAGGTGATGATAATTCTCCATTAGGTGCAGATGGAACTGTAGTAATTAAACCATCGAAATTAGAACAACAATTACCTTCAAGTATTTTACCAGAACAAATCGCTACTATCACACCCGTAAATACAGTAGCTTGCCCAATTACTACTCAAAACGCTTTTATCAACTCAAACAATGGTAATCTCACACAACTTCCTAAAAAGTCACAACCCAACACAATTGCGATCGCAGATACCTTAATTAAATCCCCATCAGGAGAAATTGAATTAGTAGCTACTGATCCTCTAGCCTCTAATTGCCAATAA